In the Flavobacterium acetivorans genome, one interval contains:
- the gyrA gene encoding DNA gyrase subunit A: MSEGEKLIPINIEDEMKSAYIDYSMSVIVSRALPDVRDGLKPVHRRVLYGMYDLGVFSNKAHKKSARIVGEVLGKYHPHGDTSVYDAMVRMAQEWSMRYLLVDGQGNFGSVDGDSPAAMRYTEARMKKISEEIMADIEKETVDFQLNFDDTLYEPKVMPTRVPTLLVNGATGIAVGMATNMPPHNLTEVINGTLAYLDNNDIEIDELMNHIKAPDFPTGGVIYGYEGVREAFKTGRGRIVMRAKVGFEEVDGRESIIVTEIPYQVNKADMIKRTADLVNEKKIEGIANIRDESDRNGMRIVYILKRDATPNVVLNTLYKYTQLQSSFSVNNIALVKGRPQMLNLKDMIHYFIEHRHDVVVRRTQFELRKAEERAHILEGLIIASDNIDEVIALIRSSKNTEEAREKLIERFKLSDIQARAIVEMRLRQLTGLEQDKLRAEYEELMKLIEHLKALLADVVLRTNLIKEELVEIRDKYGDERRSIIEYSGGDVSIEDLIADENVVITISHAGYIKRTNLSEYKTQNRGGVGQKSAGTRDQDFLEHMFVATNHQYMMFFTQKGKCFWMRVYEIPEGSKTAKGRAIQNLINIESDDKVKAFICTQDLKDQEYIKSHNLVMVTKKGQVKKTSLEKYSKPRVNGVAAITIKEGDELLEAKLTNGESQIILAVKSGKLVRFEETKTRPMGRTASGVRGITLKDDTDEVIGMVTVNDMSSEILVVAENGYGKRSSLDEYRITNRGGKGVKTLNITEKTGKLISINAVTDADDLMIINKSGLTIRMAVEDLRVMGRATQGVKLINIKGKDSIAAVTKVMKDDVAEVVVDEDGNVVETEAIERVKPVLEVLEDEGVSEEDEDEDDEEEELDEEVDEEDSEDEA, translated from the coding sequence ATGTCTGAAGGAGAAAAGTTAATTCCTATTAACATAGAAGATGAAATGAAATCAGCTTACATTGATTATTCAATGTCAGTAATTGTATCAAGGGCGCTTCCAGATGTTAGAGATGGTTTGAAACCAGTACATCGAAGAGTTCTTTATGGAATGTATGATTTAGGAGTTTTTTCAAATAAAGCCCATAAAAAATCCGCCAGAATTGTCGGAGAAGTTTTAGGAAAGTATCACCCGCATGGAGATACATCCGTTTATGACGCGATGGTTCGTATGGCTCAAGAATGGAGCATGCGTTATTTATTAGTTGATGGTCAAGGTAACTTTGGTTCTGTTGATGGTGATAGCCCGGCAGCCATGCGTTATACTGAGGCCAGAATGAAAAAGATTTCGGAAGAAATCATGGCAGATATCGAAAAAGAAACAGTTGATTTTCAACTAAACTTTGATGATACTTTGTATGAGCCAAAAGTAATGCCAACGAGAGTTCCAACTTTATTGGTCAATGGAGCGACTGGAATTGCTGTAGGTATGGCAACTAATATGCCTCCACACAATTTAACAGAAGTGATCAATGGTACCTTAGCGTATTTAGATAATAATGATATTGAAATAGACGAATTGATGAATCATATTAAAGCACCAGATTTTCCAACTGGAGGTGTTATATATGGTTATGAAGGCGTACGTGAAGCTTTTAAAACAGGAAGAGGTCGTATTGTTATGCGTGCCAAGGTTGGTTTTGAAGAAGTAGACGGAAGGGAATCAATCATTGTTACTGAAATTCCATATCAGGTTAATAAAGCTGATATGATTAAGCGTACAGCTGACTTGGTTAATGAAAAGAAAATTGAGGGAATTGCTAATATTCGTGATGAATCAGATAGAAACGGGATGCGTATCGTTTATATTTTGAAACGAGATGCAACTCCAAATGTTGTTTTAAATACCCTTTATAAGTATACACAGCTACAGTCTTCATTTAGTGTTAATAATATTGCATTAGTAAAAGGGCGCCCACAAATGTTGAATCTAAAAGATATGATTCATTATTTTATTGAGCACCGTCATGATGTTGTGGTTCGTAGAACACAATTCGAATTACGAAAAGCCGAAGAGAGAGCGCATATTCTGGAAGGTTTAATCATTGCTTCGGATAATATTGACGAAGTAATTGCTTTAATTAGAAGTTCTAAGAATACAGAAGAAGCTCGTGAAAAATTAATCGAAAGATTTAAATTATCTGATATTCAAGCTCGTGCTATTGTTGAGATGCGTTTGCGTCAGTTAACAGGTCTGGAGCAAGATAAATTAAGAGCAGAGTACGAAGAGTTGATGAAGTTAATTGAGCATTTGAAAGCTTTATTAGCCGATGTTGTTTTAAGAACCAATTTAATCAAAGAAGAGCTGGTTGAAATTCGTGATAAATACGGAGATGAGCGTCGTTCTATTATTGAATATTCAGGAGGAGATGTGAGTATTGAAGATTTAATTGCTGATGAGAATGTGGTAATTACAATATCTCATGCAGGTTACATCAAACGTACTAATTTGTCTGAATATAAAACCCAAAATAGAGGTGGAGTTGGTCAAAAAAGTGCCGGAACAAGAGATCAAGATTTCTTAGAGCACATGTTTGTGGCTACCAATCACCAATATATGATGTTCTTTACTCAAAAAGGAAAATGTTTCTGGATGCGCGTGTATGAAATACCGGAAGGAAGTAAAACAGCCAAAGGTAGAGCAATCCAGAATTTGATTAATATAGAAAGTGACGATAAAGTAAAAGCATTTATTTGTACTCAAGACTTGAAAGACCAGGAGTATATTAAGAGTCATAACTTAGTTATGGTCACTAAAAAAGGTCAGGTTAAGAAAACATCTTTAGAGAAATATTCTAAACCTAGAGTAAATGGTGTTGCTGCTATCACTATTAAGGAAGGTGATGAGTTATTAGAAGCGAAATTAACGAATGGTGAAAGCCAAATTATTTTAGCAGTAAAATCTGGTAAATTAGTTCGTTTTGAGGAAACTAAAACCCGTCCGATGGGAAGAACAGCATCAGGAGTTCGTGGAATTACTCTTAAAGATGATACTGACGAAGTAATTGGTATGGTTACTGTAAATGATATGAGCAGTGAGATTTTAGTTGTGGCTGAAAACGGTTACGGAAAACGCTCTAGTCTTGATGAGTATAGAATTACTAACCGAGGTGGAAAAGGAGTAAAAACATTAAATATTACCGAAAAAACAGGAAAACTAATTTCTATTAATGCAGTAACGGATGCTGATGATTTAATGATTATTAATAAATCAGGATTAACCATTAGAATGGCTGTTGAAGACTTAAGGGTTATGGGACGTGCTACCCAAGGGGTTAAGTTGATTAATATTAAAGGTAAAGATTCCATTGCAGCTGTTACAAAAGTGATGAAAGATGATGTTGCTGAAGTGGTGGTAGATGAAGACGGTAATGTTGTGGAAACCGAAGCAATCGAAAGAGTAAAACCGGTATTGGAAGTTTTAGAAGATGAAGGAGTTTCAGAAGAGGATGAAGACGAAGATGATGAAGAGGAGGAGCTAGATGAAGAAGTTGATGAAGAGGATTCTGAAGACGAAGCATAA
- the rimK gene encoding 30S ribosomal protein S6--L-glutamate ligase, whose product MSQNKVILGSEEWCSFPELGIPTIKARVDSGAKTSALHAINIAPFIKNDTNWVKFDINPIQNNLKTVIHCEAPLIDKRIVKSSSGFREQRYVIQTSLKIGDSNWPIEMTLTNRDSMGFRMLLGREAMSGRVLVDPEQKYLLGQPSSDNLKELYKNSEKASSGLRIGVLASNPELYSNKRIMEAGEMRGHEMHFLNIKECYMKLDAKTPEIHYRGGIILNQFDAIIPRIRPSITFYGCALTRQFEALKVFCLNSASAITQSRDKLFSLQLLLNSGIGIPTTGFANSPLDTNDLIKMVGGPPLIVKLLEGTQGKGVVLAETKKAAESVINAFKSLNANILVQEFIKEANGKDIRCFVIDGKVVASIQREAMPGEFRANIHLGGTASVIKATSEEKRIAIKAAKAMDLKVAGVDIIRSSKGPLLLEVNSSPGLEGIEGATNKDIAGEMIRAIEKNFKLK is encoded by the coding sequence ATGTCTCAAAACAAAGTTATACTAGGCAGTGAAGAATGGTGTTCATTTCCTGAATTAGGAATTCCTACAATCAAAGCCCGTGTAGATTCAGGAGCTAAGACCTCTGCTTTACATGCCATAAACATAGCTCCGTTCATTAAAAACGACACTAATTGGGTGAAATTTGACATTAATCCTATCCAAAACAACTTAAAGACAGTAATCCATTGTGAGGCGCCGCTAATTGACAAAAGAATCGTAAAAAGTTCTAGTGGATTTAGAGAACAACGTTACGTTATTCAGACTTCCTTGAAGATTGGGGATTCAAATTGGCCTATAGAAATGACATTAACCAATAGAGACTCTATGGGTTTCAGAATGCTTTTGGGCAGAGAAGCCATGAGCGGAAGGGTTCTTGTTGATCCGGAACAAAAATACCTTTTAGGACAGCCCAGCTCAGACAACCTCAAAGAATTATATAAAAACTCCGAGAAAGCCAGTTCAGGTCTTCGCATTGGTGTTTTAGCAAGTAATCCTGAACTGTACAGCAACAAACGAATCATGGAAGCTGGCGAAATGCGTGGACACGAAATGCATTTTTTGAACATCAAGGAATGCTACATGAAACTAGATGCAAAAACACCTGAAATTCACTATCGAGGAGGAATAATTTTAAATCAATTTGATGCTATTATTCCAAGAATAAGACCTAGTATCACTTTTTATGGTTGTGCTTTAACAAGACAATTTGAAGCATTAAAAGTCTTCTGTTTAAATTCAGCATCAGCAATCACCCAATCACGTGATAAATTATTTTCATTACAGTTACTACTCAATAGCGGAATAGGAATACCAACAACCGGTTTTGCTAATTCTCCTTTAGATACCAACGATTTGATAAAAATGGTTGGAGGCCCACCTCTAATTGTAAAATTACTCGAAGGAACTCAGGGAAAAGGTGTTGTATTAGCCGAAACTAAAAAAGCTGCCGAAAGTGTAATCAACGCTTTCAAAAGCTTAAATGCCAACATATTAGTTCAAGAATTCATCAAAGAAGCAAACGGAAAAGACATTCGCTGTTTTGTAATAGACGGCAAAGTAGTAGCCTCCATTCAGCGTGAAGCCATGCCAGGAGAATTCAGAGCCAACATTCACCTTGGCGGAACAGCATCAGTAATAAAAGCAACCAGCGAAGAAAAGCGCATCGCCATAAAAGCAGCCAAAGCAATGGACTTAAAAGTGGCCGGTGTTGATATCATTCGTTCTTCTAAAGGTCCTTTATTACTGGAGGTAAATTCTTCCCCAGGTTTAGAAGGAATAGAAGGAGCTACAAACAAAGACATTGCCGGTGAAATGATTAGAGCCATCGAGAAAAATTTCAAACTAAAATAG
- a CDS encoding tetratricopeptide repeat protein, with protein sequence MKSKYVILASALLISVATFAQKDQIKAAEKALKKGEAQEAATILQGAEYLVTNAAEAEKALFFFIKGNTFLELANKNIDTDKNLSTAAAAYQELIAVEKESGKVKYSTQAATSIADIKNKLINGAIADSKVEKHSESAKKLHDAYLLDKKDTINLYYAASTYVNSKEYDKALELYDVLKKLNYSGKATNYLAVNKVSGQEDLFATAQERDKMVKLGTHEKPTTEAIPSKRGEIYKNIALILVQNGKIEEAKKAVSEARKLNPEDSSLVLTEANLYLETKDFETYKKLVGEVLEKSPNDADLVFNLGVISGNANNKAEAEKYYLRAIEIKPDYINAYINLAALKLEAERPIIDEMNKLGTSTKDMKRYDELKLKRENVFKSVIPFLKKGYELDPKNEDVAKTLLNVYSALEMTTEYKALKAKM encoded by the coding sequence ATGAAAAGTAAATATGTAATACTAGCGTCAGCTTTATTGATATCGGTAGCTACTTTTGCTCAAAAGGATCAAATTAAAGCTGCTGAAAAAGCGCTAAAAAAAGGTGAGGCTCAAGAAGCCGCAACAATTTTGCAAGGTGCAGAATATTTAGTTACCAATGCTGCTGAGGCAGAGAAAGCGTTGTTTTTCTTTATAAAAGGAAATACGTTTTTGGAATTGGCTAATAAAAATATTGATACTGATAAAAATTTAAGTACCGCTGCTGCGGCTTATCAGGAGCTGATTGCTGTAGAAAAAGAGTCTGGTAAAGTAAAATATTCTACTCAGGCTGCAACTTCTATAGCAGATATAAAAAATAAGTTGATCAATGGTGCTATTGCTGATTCTAAGGTTGAAAAACATTCTGAAAGCGCCAAAAAATTACATGATGCTTATTTGTTAGACAAAAAAGACACCATCAATTTGTATTATGCTGCATCTACTTATGTTAATTCTAAAGAGTATGATAAAGCATTGGAATTGTATGATGTTTTGAAAAAACTGAATTATTCAGGAAAGGCTACAAATTATTTAGCAGTTAATAAAGTAAGTGGTCAGGAAGATCTTTTTGCTACTGCGCAAGAAAGAGATAAAATGGTGAAATTGGGGACGCATGAAAAACCAACAACTGAAGCAATTCCTTCAAAAAGAGGAGAAATATACAAAAATATTGCTTTGATTTTGGTCCAAAATGGAAAGATTGAAGAAGCTAAAAAAGCAGTTTCTGAAGCTAGAAAATTAAACCCTGAAGACTCTTCATTAGTTTTAACAGAAGCTAATTTATATTTAGAAACTAAAGATTTTGAAACTTACAAAAAGTTAGTTGGAGAGGTTTTAGAGAAGAGTCCTAATGATGCTGATTTAGTTTTTAATTTAGGAGTAATCAGCGGAAATGCAAATAACAAGGCTGAGGCTGAAAAATATTACTTACGTGCAATTGAGATTAAGCCAGATTATATCAATGCTTATATCAATTTAGCTGCTTTGAAACTGGAAGCTGAAAGACCTATTATTGATGAAATGAATAAATTAGGTACTTCTACAAAAGATATGAAGCGTTATGATGAGTTGAAGTTAAAGAGAGAAAATGTGTTTAAGAGTGTAATCCCATTCCTTAAAAAAGGATACGAATTAGATCCTAAAAACGAGGATGTAGCTAAAACTCTTTTGAATGTTTATAGTGCTTTGGAGATGACTACAGAATATAAAGCGTTGAAAGCTAAAATGTAA
- the cysC gene encoding adenylyl-sulfate kinase, translated as MVLIQFTGLSGSGKTTLAENVHQLLVAEGYKVEVIDGDVYRTTICKDLGFSKEDRCENIRRLFEVGRDFVKADTIVLMSVINPYENLRNELRAHKFVRTVFLECSIENLIKRDPKGLYKKALLPDNDSNKINNFTGISAVFEIPLRADLVLKTDLETVSLSTNKLYNFIIENLYNCS; from the coding sequence ATGGTACTAATACAATTTACAGGATTATCTGGTTCGGGTAAAACAACATTAGCTGAAAATGTTCATCAGTTGTTAGTAGCAGAAGGCTATAAAGTTGAAGTCATTGATGGTGATGTTTATCGAACAACTATTTGTAAAGATTTAGGATTTTCAAAAGAAGATCGATGTGAAAATATCAGACGTCTTTTTGAAGTAGGACGAGATTTTGTTAAAGCAGATACTATCGTTTTGATGTCGGTAATTAATCCATACGAAAATCTAAGAAATGAATTGAGAGCACATAAATTTGTCAGGACTGTATTTTTGGAGTGTTCGATAGAAAATTTGATCAAAAGAGACCCTAAAGGATTGTATAAAAAGGCATTACTGCCAGATAATGATAGTAATAAAATAAATAATTTCACAGGAATTAGTGCTGTTTTTGAGATCCCTTTAAGAGCAGACTTGGTATTAAAAACGGATTTAGAAACCGTGTCTTTATCTACTAATAAACTGTATAATTTTATCATTGAAAATTTATACAATTGCTCTTAA
- a CDS encoding acetyl-CoA C-acyltransferase — MNKRVVIVSAVRTPIGSFMGGLSTVSAPKLGAAAIKGAIDKIKLDPNLVDEVYMGNVVQAGLGQAPARQAALFAGLPNSVSCTTVNKVCASGMKSVMMGAQAIQCGDAEIVIAGGMENMSLIPHYMHLRNGTKFGPTTMVDGMQKDGLTDAYDNNAMGVCADLCAAEYNFTREDQDQFAIQSYERSAKAWENGKFDNEIIPVAVPQRKGDPIIISKDEEFTNVKLDKIPTLNAVFTKDGTVTAANASTINDGAAAMVLMSEEKALSLGLKPLAYIRSYADAAQEPKWFTTSPAKALPKALDKAGISIGDVDYFEFNEAFAVVGLANSKILGLDNDKVNVNGGAVSLGHPLGCSGARIIVTLLNVLEQNNAKTGAAAICNGGGGASAIVIERI; from the coding sequence ATGAACAAAAGAGTTGTTATCGTTTCTGCCGTTAGGACACCCATAGGAAGTTTTATGGGAGGATTATCCACTGTTTCTGCCCCAAAACTAGGTGCAGCAGCTATTAAAGGTGCTATAGACAAAATAAAATTAGATCCGAATTTAGTTGACGAAGTATATATGGGTAATGTTGTTCAAGCAGGCTTAGGACAAGCTCCAGCTCGTCAGGCAGCTTTGTTTGCCGGTTTACCAAATTCTGTTAGTTGTACTACTGTAAATAAAGTTTGCGCCTCAGGGATGAAATCTGTGATGATGGGAGCACAAGCCATTCAATGCGGAGATGCTGAAATCGTCATTGCTGGAGGCATGGAAAACATGAGCTTGATACCACATTACATGCATTTGAGAAACGGAACTAAATTTGGACCTACCACAATGGTTGATGGCATGCAAAAAGACGGCCTCACGGACGCTTATGATAACAATGCAATGGGTGTATGCGCTGATTTGTGCGCCGCTGAGTACAACTTCACCAGAGAAGATCAAGATCAGTTCGCCATCCAATCCTATGAGCGTTCTGCAAAAGCATGGGAAAACGGAAAATTTGACAACGAAATTATCCCTGTAGCTGTACCACAACGAAAAGGAGATCCAATAATAATATCTAAGGACGAAGAATTTACCAACGTAAAATTGGATAAAATCCCAACATTAAATGCTGTTTTCACCAAGGACGGAACCGTAACCGCAGCCAATGCTTCAACAATCAATGACGGAGCTGCAGCAATGGTACTAATGAGCGAAGAAAAAGCACTATCATTAGGACTAAAACCTTTGGCTTACATACGAAGTTATGCAGATGCCGCACAGGAGCCAAAATGGTTTACCACAAGTCCCGCAAAAGCTCTTCCTAAAGCCTTAGACAAAGCCGGAATAAGTATTGGCGATGTAGACTACTTTGAGTTCAACGAAGCTTTTGCTGTGGTAGGATTAGCTAATTCTAAAATTTTAGGTTTAGACAATGATAAAGTCAACGTTAATGGAGGTGCTGTTTCATTAGGACACCCTCTTGGCTGTTCTGGAGCAAGAATCATTGTTACTTTATTAAACGTTTTGGAACAAAATAATGCAAAAACCGGAGCTGCAGCTATATGCAATGGTGGCGGTGGAGCTTCAGCAATTGTTATCGAAAGAATTTAA
- a CDS encoding ATP-dependent Clp protease ATP-binding subunit, protein MDDNFSPRVKDVITYSKEEALRLGHDFIGTEHLMLGILRDGNGKAIQILNNLSVDLDHLRRKVEILSPASPSIDTNIEKKNLHLTRQAERALKTTFLEAKVFQSSSISTAHLLLCILRNENDPTTKLLNKLKIDYDVAKEQYLNMTPNEDDFLENLPKASDSYNDDLGQDDSLKEGNFNNPANKSNKKSKTPVLDNFGRDLTEMAEEGKLDPVVGREKEIERVCQILSRRKKNNPLLIGEPGVGKSAIAEGLALRIIQKKVSRILFNKRVVTLDLASLVAGTKYRGQFEERMKAVMNELEKNDDIILFIDEIHTIVGAGGATGSLDASNMFKPALARGEIQCIGATTLDEYRQYIEKDGALERRFQKIIVEPTSVEETITILNNVKNKYEDHHNVTYSPEAIEACVKLTDRYMSERFLPDKAIDALDEAGSRVHITNIEVPKKILDLERQLEDIRELKNVVVKKQKYEEAAKLRDDEKRIEKDLAIAQEQWEEDAKNNRIEVTEDNVADVVSMMTGIPVNRIAQTESNKLAKLPELIESKVIGQKEAVLKIARAIQRNRAGLKDPNRPIGSFIFLGQTGVGKTQLAKVLAKELFDSEDALIRIDMSEYMEKFAISRLVGAPPGYVGYEEGGQLTEKVRRKPYCVVLLDEIEKAHPDVFNMLLQVLDDGYLTDSLGRKIDFKNTIIIMTSNVGARQLKDFGQGVGFGTAARTANAEDNSKSIIESALKKTFAPEFLNRIDDVIVFNTLEKHDIDLIIEIELKKLYARIADLGYHLSLSDKAKAFIAEKGFDKQFGARPLKRAIQKYVEDALAEEIITSKIASGDEIFMDIEDGVQELTVKIKKAIEPTNL, encoded by the coding sequence ATGGATGATAATTTTTCACCTAGAGTAAAAGACGTTATTACCTATAGCAAAGAAGAAGCTTTGCGATTGGGGCATGACTTTATAGGAACCGAGCATTTAATGCTAGGTATCCTCAGAGATGGTAATGGTAAGGCAATTCAAATATTAAACAACCTTTCAGTCGATTTAGATCATTTACGTAGAAAAGTAGAAATCTTAAGCCCTGCAAGCCCTAGCATAGATACTAATATCGAAAAGAAAAACCTGCACCTGACACGTCAGGCTGAGCGTGCTTTAAAAACCACTTTCTTAGAAGCAAAAGTTTTTCAAAGTTCCTCCATTAGCACGGCACATTTATTATTGTGCATTTTAAGAAATGAAAACGATCCAACAACCAAGCTGCTCAACAAATTAAAGATTGATTATGATGTAGCTAAAGAACAATACTTAAATATGACTCCAAACGAAGACGATTTTTTAGAGAACTTGCCTAAAGCGAGTGACTCTTATAATGACGATTTAGGACAAGATGACAGTCTGAAAGAAGGGAATTTTAATAATCCGGCTAACAAATCAAACAAAAAATCCAAAACACCTGTTTTAGATAATTTCGGAAGAGATTTGACCGAAATGGCCGAAGAAGGAAAACTAGACCCTGTTGTAGGACGCGAGAAAGAAATTGAGCGCGTTTGTCAAATTTTGAGCCGTCGTAAAAAGAACAACCCCCTTCTTATCGGAGAACCTGGAGTTGGAAAATCGGCCATTGCCGAAGGTTTAGCCTTACGCATCATACAAAAGAAAGTTTCCCGCATCTTATTCAATAAACGCGTGGTAACTTTAGATTTAGCCAGCCTTGTCGCCGGAACTAAATACCGCGGACAATTTGAAGAGCGCATGAAAGCAGTGATGAATGAATTGGAAAAAAATGACGATATCATTCTTTTTATTGACGAAATTCATACCATTGTTGGTGCTGGCGGAGCTACAGGTTCATTGGATGCTTCGAATATGTTCAAACCCGCTTTAGCAAGAGGCGAAATCCAATGCATCGGAGCAACAACCCTAGACGAATACAGACAATACATTGAAAAAGACGGCGCCTTAGAAAGACGTTTTCAAAAAATAATTGTCGAACCAACATCTGTTGAAGAAACGATTACCATTTTAAACAATGTAAAAAACAAATACGAAGACCATCACAATGTTACTTATTCGCCAGAAGCAATTGAAGCTTGCGTAAAGCTAACAGATCGCTATATGTCTGAACGATTCTTACCGGACAAAGCTATCGATGCTTTGGACGAAGCGGGTTCACGCGTTCACATCACCAATATTGAAGTTCCAAAAAAGATTCTTGATTTAGAGCGTCAATTAGAAGATATTAGAGAATTGAAGAATGTAGTCGTTAAAAAACAAAAATACGAAGAGGCAGCCAAACTTCGCGATGACGAGAAACGCATTGAAAAAGACCTCGCTATTGCCCAAGAACAATGGGAAGAAGATGCTAAAAACAACCGTATTGAGGTTACAGAAGATAATGTTGCCGATGTAGTTTCAATGATGACGGGAATTCCGGTCAATCGTATCGCACAAACCGAGAGCAATAAATTAGCTAAATTACCAGAGTTAATCGAAAGCAAGGTTATTGGTCAAAAAGAAGCGGTTTTAAAAATTGCCCGTGCCATCCAAAGAAATCGTGCCGGTTTAAAAGACCCAAACCGACCAATAGGTTCGTTTATTTTCCTTGGACAAACAGGAGTTGGAAAAACACAATTAGCCAAAGTACTAGCCAAAGAATTATTTGATTCTGAAGATGCATTGATTCGAATTGACATGAGCGAATACATGGAAAAATTTGCCATTTCACGTTTAGTTGGAGCACCTCCGGGATACGTAGGTTATGAAGAAGGCGGTCAATTGACTGAAAAAGTCCGCAGAAAACCTTATTGTGTAGTTTTATTAGATGAGATTGAAAAAGCACATCCAGATGTCTTCAATATGTTATTGCAAGTATTGGATGATGGCTATTTAACCGATAGTTTAGGTCGAAAAATTGACTTCAAAAACACTATAATCATCATGACTTCTAATGTTGGAGCCAGACAATTAAAAGATTTTGGACAAGGTGTCGGATTTGGTACTGCTGCAAGAACTGCAAATGCCGAGGACAACTCTAAAAGTATTATTGAAAGCGCTTTAAAGAAAACCTTTGCTCCAGAGTTTTTAAATCGAATTGATGATGTAATCGTATTCAATACATTAGAAAAACACGATATCGATTTGATCATCGAAATTGAATTGAAAAAATTATATGCCAGAATAGCCGATTTAGGATATCATTTAAGTCTTTCCGATAAAGCCAAAGCATTTATTGCTGAAAAAGGATTTGACAAGCAATTTGGAGCAAGACCGCTAAAAAGAGCCATTCAAAAATATGTAGAAGATGCACTTGCCGAAGAGATAATCACTTCTAAAATTGCTTCTGGCGATGAAATTTTTATGGATATCGAAGATGGCGTTCAAGAATTGACAGTAAAAATAAAAAAAGCAATTGAACCAACTAATCTATAG
- a CDS encoding C40 family peptidase yields MFGICNLAIIPLRFEPSDKSEIVSQVLFGEHFEILEKAKQWSRIKTQYDAYEGWVDSKQYQLISEENYNQLSDEEIVLNLDLIEYITAPSNLLLPIPLGSSLSFLKNKEINTAQFHFEGTTTQGIKDKKELIKTAFLYLNAPYLWGGKTPFGIDCSGFTQMVYKLNGYKLFRDASQQAVQGEALSFIEESEPGDLAFFDNEEGNITHVGIIMENNYIIHASGKIRIDRLDHLGIYNAEINKHTHKLRVIKKII; encoded by the coding sequence ATGTTCGGAATTTGTAATCTGGCTATAATCCCGCTTCGGTTTGAACCTAGCGATAAAAGCGAAATTGTCTCCCAAGTCTTGTTTGGTGAACATTTTGAAATTTTGGAAAAGGCAAAACAATGGTCTCGTATTAAAACACAATATGACGCTTATGAAGGCTGGGTAGATTCTAAACAATACCAATTAATCTCTGAAGAGAACTACAATCAACTATCCGATGAAGAGATTGTATTGAACTTAGATTTAATAGAATACATCACCGCTCCTTCTAATTTATTATTGCCAATTCCATTAGGTTCCTCCTTATCTTTTTTAAAAAATAAGGAAATAAACACCGCTCAATTTCATTTTGAAGGCACAACAACCCAAGGCATTAAAGACAAAAAAGAACTAATAAAAACTGCTTTTTTATACCTTAACGCTCCTTATCTTTGGGGAGGAAAAACTCCTTTTGGGATAGACTGTTCCGGTTTCACACAAATGGTATATAAACTCAACGGTTATAAATTATTCAGAGACGCATCGCAACAAGCCGTTCAGGGCGAAGCTTTAAGTTTTATAGAAGAAAGTGAACCGGGTGATTTGGCCTTTTTTGATAATGAAGAAGGAAACATCACTCATGTAGGCATCATAATGGAAAACAATTACATCATTCATGCCAGCGGAAAAATAAGAATTGACAGATTAGATCATTTAGGGATTTACAACGCCGAAATCAATAAACACACACACAAACTTAGAGTCATTAAAAAAATAATATAA